The following are encoded together in the Campylobacter devanensis genome:
- a CDS encoding NADH-quinone oxidoreductase subunit N, which produces MIALTPFLLSIAAIVANIFLSVTKINKISLLGINLAFWAIILISFFVFRVELLGGDLPFFCAEFISLGQFEFIFCVIIAFLTMIFLATIYFSDDESYFKSELIALANLAAFGMMGMIISSEIITTLIFIEIASISIYAMIALNSSSKSIEAAFKYFLLSSFMSAFYLLGAALIFGTTQSTKYEILSKLSSPSLITTIGVLMVIAMIFFKIAIFGFYRWSIDVYYGASTSITGYLAGAFKLASFGLLIKFALLYSGGWDEILAIIFSVIAIFSMFIGNFLSLKEIDVKKILIAAGIVHAGYIFINLASFNGDSSLFAGVYYIAIYAITTGFAFLLLNAFFKDQRVEIDSLAGIYKSSPLGALAFTLICLSFIGFPYTVGFLGKVYVFSSAFESGNVYLAIFGIINTIISVYYYLRIIISIYFKSPNQAIIIPKCRAVWIGILSILATLFIVLEGVGAGSILGYFNLIVG; this is translated from the coding sequence ATGATAGCTTTAACACCTTTTTTACTATCAATCGCCGCTATTGTAGCTAATATATTTTTAAGCGTTACAAAAATCAATAAAATATCGCTTTTAGGTATAAATTTAGCCTTTTGGGCTATTATTTTAATCTCGTTTTTTGTTTTTAGGGTTGAGCTTCTTGGTGGGGATTTGCCGTTTTTTTGTGCTGAATTTATATCTCTTGGGCAATTTGAGTTTATATTTTGTGTGATTATAGCCTTTCTTACAATGATATTTTTAGCTACGATATATTTTAGCGATGATGAGAGCTATTTTAAATCTGAGCTAATAGCATTAGCAAATTTAGCCGCCTTTGGTATGATGGGGATGATAATCTCAAGCGAAATTATAACCACTTTGATTTTTATCGAGATTGCCTCCATATCCATATATGCGATGATAGCATTAAATTCAAGCTCAAAAAGCATTGAAGCAGCCTTTAAATACTTCTTGCTCTCATCATTTATGAGTGCGTTCTACTTGCTTGGGGCAGCTTTGATATTTGGGACTACTCAAAGTACAAAATATGAGATTCTTAGCAAACTCTCATCGCCATCTTTGATTACCACAATTGGCGTGTTAATGGTGATTGCGATGATATTTTTTAAGATTGCGATTTTTGGTTTTTATCGCTGGAGTATTGATGTATATTATGGAGCTAGCACTAGTATAACTGGCTATTTGGCTGGGGCGTTTAAACTAGCTAGTTTTGGGTTGCTAATCAAATTTGCCCTGCTTTATAGCGGCGGCTGGGATGAAATTTTAGCGATTATATTTAGTGTGATTGCGATATTTAGTATGTTTATCGGTAACTTTTTGAGCCTTAAAGAGATAGATGTTAAAAAGATTTTGATAGCTGCTGGGATAGTTCATGCTGGATATATCTTTATAAATTTAGCTAGTTTCAATGGTGATAGCTCTTTATTTGCTGGGGTGTATTATATCGCTATTTATGCTATTACAACGGGATTTGCCTTTTTACTCTTAAATGCGTTTTTCAAAGATCAAAGGGTTGAGATCGACTCTCTTGCTGGAATTTATAAGAGTTCACCGCTTGGGGCGTTGGCATTTACTCTTATCTGCCTTTCATTTATCGGATTTCCATATACGGTGGGATTTTTGGGTAAGGTTTATGTATTCTCAAGTGCCTTTGAAAGCGGTAATGTGTATTTGGCGATTTTTGGTATTATAAATACTATTATATCGGTATATTATTATCTAAGAATTATTATTAGTATATATTTTAAATCACCAAATCAAGCTATTATAATCCCAAAATGTAGAGCTGTCTGGATAGGAATTTTAAGCATTTTAGCCACTTTATTTATCGTGCTTGAAGGAGTTGGAGCTGGGTCAATTTTGGGATATTTTAATCTTATAGTGGGGTAA